The following coding sequences are from one Eleginops maclovinus isolate JMC-PN-2008 ecotype Puerto Natales chromosome 13, JC_Emac_rtc_rv5, whole genome shotgun sequence window:
- the LOC134874961 gene encoding cathepsin S-like — translation MFRSLLITIVCGYASAVISSELDRHWVLWKKMHQKVYEHEIEELGRRHIWEGNLEMINVHNLETSLGLHTYELAMNHLGDLTTEEITGTLMGTVVPSGLTRLPSPNSIGVNVSLPPILDWRKEGLVTEVKQQGSCGSCWAFSAVGSLEGQLKKKNGALTSLSPQNLVDCSLKYGNRGCHGGFMANAFQYVIKNQGIDSEAAYPYVGWRGTCKYNPKYRAANCSSYAFIPEGDEFALKIALAKIGPISVAIDASRPKFVFYRHGVYRDHTCTHNVNHGVLAVGYGTENGHDYWLVKNSWGVTYGDEGYIKMARNRRNQCGIALYACYPIM, via the exons ATGTTTCGGAGCCTGCTTATCACGATCGTGTGTGGATATGCATCGGCCGTTATTAGTTCAGAACTGGATCGACACTGGGTGTTATGGAAGAAGATGCATCAAAAAGTCTATGAACACGAG ATTGAGGAGTTGGGGCGCAGGCATATCTGGGAAGGAAACTTGGAAATGATTAATGTACACAACCTGGAAACCTCCCTTGGCCTGCACACATATGAGCTGGCCATGAACCACTTAGGGGACCTG ACCACTGAGGAGATCACAGGCACTCTGATGGGCACCGTTGTGCCCTCTGGCCTGACCAGGCTTCCTTCCCCCAACTCTATCGGGGTCAATGTTTCGCTACCGCCAATACTGGACTGGAGGAAAGAAGGCCTGGTAACTGAGGTCAAACAGCAA GGTTCTTGTGGCTCTTGTTGGGCCTTCAGCGCTGTTGGGTCTCTGGAAGGGCAACTCAAGAAGAAGAACGGCGCTCTGACGTCCCTCAGTCCTCAAAATCTGGTGGATTGCTCCCTTAAGTATGGAAACCGTGGGTGCCATGGTGGCTTCATGGCAAACGCCTTCCAATACGTGATAAAAAACCAAGGCATAGATTCTGAAGCAGCTTACCCCTACGTCGGCTGG CGTGGTACTTGCAAGTATAACCCAAAGTATCGCGCTGCAAACTGCTCAAGCTATGCCTTCATCCCGGAGGGTGATGAGTTTGCACTGAAGATAGCTCTAGCCAAAATCGGCCCTATCTCTGTAGCTATCGACGCATCCAGGCCCAAGTTTGTCTTCTATCGTCATG GTGTGTACAGGGACCACACCTGCACCCACAACGTGAACCATGGAGTGCTGGCTGTGGGCTATGGCACTGAGAATGGTCATGACTACTGGCTGGTCAAGAATAG CTGGGGTGTAACCTATGGAGATGAAGGCTACATCAAGATGGCTCGCAACAGACGTAACCAGTGTGGCATCGCTCTCTATGCTTGTTACCCCATCATGTGA